A single Osmerus mordax isolate fOsmMor3 chromosome 7, fOsmMor3.pri, whole genome shotgun sequence DNA region contains:
- the LOC136946068 gene encoding cytosolic sulfotransferase 3-like, which translates to MEKPPRPDLIDFHGVSMIHYFTDNWENIQNFQARPDDILIVTYPKAGTTWVSYILDLLYFSQTAPERQTSIPIYERVPFLEICIPVMPPGTELANNLSTSPRLIKTHLPIQFVPKSFWEQNCRIVYVARNAKDNAVSYFHFDRMNMAQPEPGDWNSFLQRFMEGKMVFGPWYDHVTGWWEKKQSHSKLLYLFFEDLVEDTGRELDRLCSFLGISPSAEEKEKVKRGVQFDNMKKNSMTNYSTIPVMDFKISPFMRKGKVGDWKNHFTVAQNEQFDEDYQKKMKNPTLRFRTEV; encoded by the exons ATGGAAAAACCCCCTCGGCCCGATCTGATTGACTTCCATGGTGTTTCTATGATCCACTACTTCACTGATAACTGGGAGAACATCCAAAActtccaggccaggccagaTGATATCCTTATTGTCACATACCCAAAAGCAG GAACCACGTGGGTCTCTTACATCTTGGACCTCCTTTACTTTTCCCAGACTGCTCCTGAACGTCAGACATCCATCCCCATCTATGAGCGAGTTCCGTTCTTGGAGATATGTATTCCCGTCATGCCCCCAG GAACGGAGTTGGCCAATAACTTGAGCACCTCTCCTCGGCTCATTAAGACTCACTTACCAATTCAGTTTGTGCCCAAATCCTTCTGGGAGCAGAACTGCAGG ATAGTGTATGTGGCCCGTAACGCCAAGGACAATGCAGTCTCCTATTTCCACTTTGACCGTATGAACAtggcccagccagagcctgGAGACTGGAACAGCTTCCTGCAGAGATTcatggagggaaaga TGGTGTTTGGTCCCTGGTACGACCATGTGACTGGCTGGTGGGAGAAGAAACAGAGTCACTCCAAGCTGCTCTACCTGTTCTTTGAGGATTTGGTGGAG GACACTGGTCGAGAGCTGGACCGTCTGTGCTCCTTCTTGGGGATTTCTCCTtcagcagaggagaaggagaaagtgaaAAGAGGAGTGCAGTTTGACAACATGAAGAAGAACAGCATGACTAACTACTCAACCATTCCAGTGATGGACTTCAAGATCTCTCCCTTCATGAGAAAAG GAAAGGTTGGAGATTGGAAGAACCATTTCACTGTGGCTCAGAATGAGCAGTTTGATGAAGACTACCAGAAGAAAATGAAGAATCCCACTTTAAGATTTAGAACTGAGGTGTAA
- the LOC136945274 gene encoding cytosolic sulfotransferase 3-like, whose product MNRLIKTHLPIQFVPNSFWEQNCRIVYVARNAKDNAVSYFHFDRMNMAQPEPGDWNSFLQRFMEGKMVFGSWYDHVTGWWEKKQSHSKLLYLFFEDMVERKVSKPEMRICGWRLPS is encoded by the exons ATGAATAGG CTCATTAAGACTCACTTACCAATTCAGTTTGTGCCCAATTCCTTCTGGGAGCAGAACTGCAGG ATAGTGTATGTGGCCCGTAACGCCAAGGACAATGCAGTCTCCTATTTCCACTTTGACCGTATGAACAtggcccagccagagcctgGAGACTGGAACAGCTTCCTGCAGAGATTcatggagggaaaga TGGTGTTTGGTTCCTGGTACGACCATGTGACTGGCTGGTGGGAGAAGAAACAGAGTCACTCCAAGCTGCTCTACCTGTTCTTTGAGGATATGGTGGAG CGGAAAGTATCTAAACCGGAAATGAGAATATGCGGATGGCGGCTCCCATCGTGA
- the LOC136946070 gene encoding cytosolic sulfotransferase 2-like — protein MELPPRPKLFDFHGVSMTNYFTDNWENVQNFKARPDDILIATYPKAGTTWVSYILDMLCFGHSERQNLVPVYERVPFLEMHIPSFPSGVAELNKMSTSPRLIKTHLPVQFIPKSFWEQNCKIVYVARNAKDNAVSYFHFDRMNMAQPEPGDWNSFLQRFMEGKMVFGSWYDHVTGWWEKKQSHSKLLYLFFEDMVEDTGRELDRLCSFLGVSPSAEEKENVRERAQFDNMKKNNMTNYSTDTVMDFKISPFMRKGKVGDWKNHFTVHQNEQFDEHLQKSMTETDLKFRTTI, from the exons ATGGAGCTGCCACCTCGACCCAAACTTTTTGACTTCCATGGAGTATCCATGAccaactatttcactgacaaCTGGGAAAATGTGCAGAACTTCAAAGCCAGACCAGATGATATTCTCATAGCCACATACCCCAAAGCAG GAACCACATGGGTGTCCTATATCCTGGATATGCTGTGCTTTGGCCACTCTGAGCGTCAGAACTTGGTCCCCGTGTATGAGAGAGTGCCTTTCCTGGAGATGCAcattccctctttcccttcag GAGTGGCTGAACTGAACAAGATGTCCACCTCCCCTCGTCTCATCAAAACTCACCTTCCTGTCCAGTTTATCCCCAAGTCCTTCTGGGAGCAGAATTGCAAG ATAGTGTATGTGGCCCGTAACGCCAAGGACAATGCAGTCTCCTATTTCCACTTTGACCGTATGAACAtggcccagccagagcctgGAGACTGGAACAGCTTCCTGCAGAGATTCATGGAGGGAAAAA TGGTGTTTGGTTCCTGGTATGACCATGTGACTGGCTGGTGGGAGAAGAAACAGAGTCACTCCAAGCTGCTCTACCTGTTCTTTGAGGATATGGTGGAG GACACTGGTCGAGAGCTGGACCGTCTGTGCTCCTTCTTGGGGGTTTCTCCTtcagcagaggagaaggagaacgtGAGAGAAAGAGCACAGTTTGACAACATGAAGAAGAACAACATGACTAACTACTCCACTGACACTGTCATGGACTTCAAGATCTCTCCTTTCATGAGAAAAG GAAAGGTTGGAGACTGGAAGAACCATTTCACTGTGCATCAGAATGAACAGTTTGATGAACACCTTCAGAAGAGCATGACAGAAACAGATCTTAAATTTCGCACCACTATATAA
- the LOC136946065 gene encoding proline-rich transmembrane protein 3 — protein MDTVSLFSFTLLFCSSLHLSPGQVIISSSSSTLEPPTSSSSKPTNQTSENLSSNPPRGRTDVPIKVFSRIWPTRTGVGGMASSPPLTLSTTHTFSSSPTPKLSSRPDQTGIQTETATKVTPSSSTIASDHTRHSNGIPSAGTEPFTVNRADDGPVPKGGEDDWQVTGSGSEPYPTITGVEEELRAGLTTSNAEMAQFKPQAQTAFSEDPSSKMADILLSPTISLTKQPSLSNLTPANRNISTAPPKVTPMSIVTQTTVRVRLLTQLTANNTTPLDQPTERLATTVTSPTARDTTPVTTTQTAAPQRTTSSTTHKPTTTPQPERMATSQQAKTTELRRTAITTGASPLLTTPTLQIGRGRFGSTDQSGPPQQNRSVRLGRPRTPPSSNPSTSPGSSPFLNGTSLHWDDLSRTLAFAWDLHVYGSAGLFLLLLAGAALGLGLSPSMDCSQRGALALANALLLLAAAVRAALFLIDPYGTRRLLPRPAVTALYNLALPLLVWAQAALALLAMRGAGLSLLPEALESAPLAAVLAVLQCTLLLAADLLSPALSPAVPVTLQCLSLGWGLVICLGFLCYVFPRLGCPPVPRPGGSEEPSGKAWAGGRRTGLVLSRVLAVCGLLGALCCGLHVHATLWLYGLLGEWRRFGWGWWLVHFWARLLELAWGFSLLLLASWVFWRPRGSQGRGEGPGGEGRAGGDLPSPGQSSGSTQRHTCWSKIVQSLRGKPCRKSESNGVVGGGGGVGGGGPGELPNNWAGQDRPGADISKSLIRNQNPEQPPPQPRNVKDSNCGRNQRGRSADRGVSDGSTGSLLRLQALGRPQRSLCGSLEREKESGLSLYEFDLRPPSPIDLSRSIDEALHREHLLRGGSLFQPLCPPSPSPSPCSGGSQGPWLRRNSDPQLVSDSSDDHSARTESSMPLGGSVMSSVPSRQVTAPPTPSHQGHRWAGDGGGSVPSSVSCPVSLRPSRTSTGHLGDEVGDDTRPFLTPDSERERGRAGREAGAGQSYLEVSRQEDSASVSSEIIDL, from the exons ATGGACACCGTGTCCCTCTTCAGcttcaccctcctcttctgctcctctctccatctctcacctggACAGGTGAtcatcagctcctcctcctctactctggAGCCTCCTACCAGCTCATCGTCTAAACCCACCAATCAGACGTCTGAAAACTTGTCCTCGAACCCTCCGAGAGGCCGCACTGATGTGCCAATCAAAGTATTTAGCAGAATATGGCCCACAAGGACAGGGGTTGGAGGAATGGCCTCTTCCCCCCCACTCACTTTATCTACCACTCATACCTTTtcttcatcccccaccccaaAGTTAAgcagtagaccagaccaaacaGGGATTCAAACTGAGACTGCCACCAAAGTAACTCCATCATCTTCCACAATAGCCTCAGACCATACCCGCCACAGTAACGGTATTCCTTCAGCTGGGACTGAGCCATTCACAGTGAACAGAGCTGATGATGGACCAGTACCAAAGGGGGGTGAGGATGATTGGCAGGTAACTGGTTCAGGAAGTGAGCCCTACCCAACTATAACAGGTGTTGAAGAGGAGTTGCGGGCTGGATTGACAACATCTAATGCTGAAATGGCTCAGTTTAAACCACAAGCTCAGACCGCCTTCAGCGAAGACCCCTCCTCCAAGATGGCTGACATCCTGCTGTCTCCTACCATCAGCCTCACCAAGCAGCCCAGCCTCTCCAACCTGACACCGGCCAATAGAAACATCTCGACAGCACCCCCTAAGGTCACACCCATGTCCATAGTGACACAGACAACAGTCAGGGTGCGGTTGTTAACAC aacTGACAGCTAACAACACGACCCCCTTAGACCAACCTACAGAGCGCCTGGCCACCACTGTAACATCCCCCACAGCCAGAGACACCACACCTGTCACAACCACTCAGACAGCAGCCCCTCAAAGAACCACTTCCAGCACCACCCACAAGCCGACAACAACACCACAACCTGAAAGAATGGCAACCAGTCAACAGGCAAAGACAACAGAACTAAGGAGAACTGCAATTACTACAG GGGCCTCGCCTCTCCTCACCACCCCTACCCTTCAGATTGGTCGAGGGCGTTTTGGCTCCACAGATCAGTCTGGTCCTCCCCAGCAGAACCGCTCTGTTCGCCTGGGACGCCCTCGCACACCCCCCTCTTCCAACCCTTCCACCTCCCccggctcctcccccttcctcaatGGCACCTCTCTCCACTGGGATGACCTAAGCCGCACCCTGGCCTTCGCCTGGGATCTCCACGTCTACGGCTCTGctggtctcttcctcctcctcctggctggagctgccctgggcctgggcctctcTCCCAGCATGGACTGCTCACAACGTGgcgccctggccctggccaacGCTCTCCTTCTGCTGGCGGCTGCTGTCAGGGCTGCCCTGTTCCTTATCGACCCCTACGGAACACGACGCCTGCTCCCACGCCCGGCAGTCACAGCCCTCTACAACCTGGCCCTGCCTCTGCTGGTGTGGGCGCAGGCTGCCCTGGCACTGCTCGCCatgagaggagcagggctgagtCTGCTGCCTGAAGCTCTTGAGAGCGCCCCACTGGCCGCTGTTCTGGCTGTGCTTCAGTGTACCCTGCTACTTGCGGCAGACTTgctgtcccctgccctgtctcCAGCTGTGCCTGTTACCCTGCAGTGCCTGTCCCTTGGCTGGGgtctggtcatctgcttgggcTTCCTCTGCTACGTCTTCCCCCGGCTTGGCTGCCCCCCGGTCCCCAGGCCTGGAGGGTCAGAGGAGCCCAGTGGTAAGGCTTGGGCTGGGGGTCGGAGGACTGGGTTGGTCCTAAGCCGtgtcctggctgtgtgtggccTTCTGGGGGCGCTGTGCTGTGGGCTTCATGTCCACGCCACCCTGTGGCTCTACGGGTTGCTAGGAGAATGGAGACGCTTTGGCTGGGGCTGGTGGCTTGTGCATTTCTGGGCCCGTCTGCTGGAACTGGCCTGGggcttctccctgctcctgctggcCTCCTGGGTGTTCTGGAGGCCCCGGGGGAgccagggtagaggagaggggcctggcggggagggcagggcaggaggggatcTCCCCTCCCCAGGGCAGTCATCAGGCTCCACTCAGAGACACACTTGCTGGTCTAAGATCGTCCAGAGCCTGAGAGGGAAGCCCTGTAGAAAGTCTGAGAGTAATGGAGtcgtcggaggaggaggaggggtaggaggaggaggaccaggagagCTGCCCAATAACTGGGCCGGTCAGGACCGCCCAGGAGCTGACATCAGCAAGAGTCTGATCAGAAACCAGAACCcagagcagccccccccccaaccacgcAACGTTAAGGACAGCAACTGTGGACGCAACCAGAGGGGCAGGTCTGCAGACCGGGGGGTGTCCGATGGCTCCACGGGGTCTTTGCTGCGGCTGCAGGCCCTGGGCAGACCCCAGCGCTCTCTGTGTGGCAGTCTGGAGCGGGAGAAGGAATCTGGGTTGTCTCTGTACGAgtttgaccttcgaccccctTCCCCCATTGATCTGAGCCGCAGCATCGACGAGGCCCTGCACAGAGAGCACCTCCTCAGGGGGGGCAGCCTGTTCCAGCCCCTGTGCCCCCCTTcaccttccccttccccctgctCAGGGGGCAGTCAGGGGCCGTGGCTCCGCAGAAACAGCGACCCCCAGCTGGTCTCGGACAGCAGTGACGACCACTCTGCTCGCACAGAGTCCTCCATGCCtcttgggggcagtgtgatgaGCAGTGTGCCGAGCAGGCAAGTCACagcaccccccacaccctcccaccaGGGTCACAGGTGGGCCGGGGACGGGGGAGGGAGCGTCCCCTCCTCCGTGTCCTGTCCCGTGTCCCTTCGGCCCTCCAGGACTTCTACAGGCCACCTGGGTGACGAGGTGGGAGACGACACACGGCCCTTCCTCACCCCAGACTCAGAGAGGGAGCGGGGCCgggcggggagggaggcaggggcggGGCAGAGCTACTTAGAGGTCAGCCGGCAGGAAGACTCTGCCAGTGTGAGCAGTGAGATCATCGACCTCTGA
- the ogg1 gene encoding N-glycosylase/DNA lyase, producing the protein MSQHAILSAGKKAWRSLACARSELRLDLTLGCGQTFRWRETGEGHWTGIMGGRVWTLTQTDEALWYHTYTIPGHAGGEEGGRKRKVALPAPGSSKSGKRLKGEAAEVKKEEQDSVPVTPDQDSQEEEMLRDYFQLKVKLGDLYREWGVADPHFKHISNIFTGVRMLRQDPTECLFSFICTSNNHISRIQGMVERLCQSLGTPLCQLDQTTYHDFPSLQALSDSSVEACLRDLGFGYRARYLQQSAQQILHTHGPQWLESLRRAPYVQARDALRTLPGVGLKVADCVCLMSLDKACAVPVDTHVWQIARRDYNCAAGSGQKSLTDKVHRDIGDFFRQLWGPYAGWAHSVLFCADLKKFQKLKEVPFLKQEDEEVKLKTKMKRSDIGKNKKTRINCDRKVKNKILVKKEEADK; encoded by the exons ATGTCGCAACATGCGATACTCTCAGCTGGCAAGAAGGCTTGGCGATCTCTGGCCTGTGCGAGGTCCGAGCTGAGGCTGGACCTCACCCTTGGCTGTGGACAAACCTTCCG CTGGCGGGAGACAGGTGAGGGCCACTGGACTGGAATTATGGGGGGACGAGTGTGGACTCTCACTCAGACAGACGAGGCTTTGTGGTACCACACCTACACCATCCCAGGccatgcaggaggagaggagggagggagaaagaggaaagtGGCTTTGCCGGCTCCAGGATCCAGTAAATCAGGGAAGAGGTTGAAAGGGGAGGCAGCAGAGGTAAAGAAGGAAGAGCAGGACTCCGTTCCTGTGACTCCGGACCAGGATAGTCAAGAGGAGGAGATGCTAAGAGACTACTTCCAGTTGAAGGTGAAGCTGGGAGATCTGTACAGGGAGTGGGGAGTAGCAGACCCCCATTTCAAACACATCTCTAACATCTTTACAG GTGTGCGTATGCTGCGTCAGGATCCAACCGAGTGTCTGTTCTCCTTCATCTGCACCTCCAACAACCACATCTCCCGTATCCAGGGCATGGTGGAGAGGCTGTGTCAGTCCCTGGGCACCCCGCTGTGCCAGCTGGACCAAACCACCTACCACGACTTCCCCTCGCTTCAAGCCCTCTCAG ACAGCAGTGTAGAGGCGTGTCTGAGGGATCTAGGTTTTGGCTATCGGGCCCGGTACCTGCAGCAGAGTGCCCAGCAGATTCTGCACACACACGGGCCCCAGTGGCTTGAGAGTCTTCGTAGGGCTCCGTACGTGCAGGCCCGTGACGCACTGCGCACTCTGCCTGGGGTCGGCCTCAAG gtggcagactgtgtgtgtctgatgtccCTGGACAAGGCATGTGCCGTGCCGGTGGACACACACGTGTGGCAAATCGCAAGGCGGGACTACAACTGTGCTGCTGGCAGTGGGCAGAAGAGCCTCACCGACAAGGTCCACCGTGACATTG GGGATTTTTTCAGGCAGCTATGGGGTCCTTATGCTGGTTGGGCGCATTCA GTTTTGTTCTGCGCTGATCTCAAAAAGTTCCAGAAGCTGAAAGAAGTGCCTTTTCTGAagcaggaggatgaggaggtcaAGTTAAAGACTAAGATGAAGAGATCTGATATTGgaaaaaacaagaaaaccaGGATAAATTGTGAcagaaaagtaaaaaataagATATTGGTaaagaaggaggaggcagaTAAGTGA